A region of the Trueperaceae bacterium genome:
CTGGTTGGGGTTGCCGACGGAGGGCACGCCGTCCGCGCTGCCGTACAAGCGGCGGCGGATGTCGTCGTACAGGGCCTTGTCGTCGATGCCGAAGCTCTGCACGAGTTCGGCGGTCACGAAGTAAGCCTGGGCCACCGTCAACCTTCCGTCGGCCACGAGGTTCGTCACGCCGAGGAGGGCGCGCTCCTTGTCCGTGACCGAGTCGGGGTCCGCCCGGTAGGCGGCCACCGTGGCCTGCAGCGCGTTGGCCAGGGGTCGCAACTCGTCGATCGCTTTCACGAGGTTGCCGTGGACGGGGCTGACCTTGCCACGCACGACCCCCTCGAGGGGGTTGATGTAGCGGGCGTACGCGAAGTGGTCGTCCTCGCCGCCGGGTTGCGCCCGGGCCCACGCCAGCTTGGCGGCACCCGCGCAGACCGAGAAGTCGGGATCGAACACGGAGAAGTCGCCCGCGAAGAACCGCTGGTTGGCGTATGGCGAGAGCTGGTCCGTCGAGATCGCGCGCAGCAGCGTCAGAGCGTCGCTCGTGACCTGCGAGAGGCCGAGGTCGCCGGTCGGCCCGACGGCCAGCGGGTCGAGGTAGGACTCGTTGATGAGGATGCGCAGCAGGAGGTCGGGCGGCACGTCGTACGCGGTCGAGGCCTCCTCGATGTTGGCCACGAGCGGCGCCAAGCGCGCCAGGACGAGCAGACCCCACGCGGAGAGCGGTTGGTAGCCCTCCGCCACCTCGAGCCGGTGGCGCTTCGTGGCCGGCCGCAGCACGTCGGCGACGGAGCAGTAGGCCGACACGCGGCCGTGCCCCTCGTTGGACGCCATGACGTGGAGACCGAGCCGGGCGAGCGGCGAGTCGACGAGGTCGGTGGGAACGCCGGGGTCGTCGGCCCGCGCGCCGCGGTCGTCGCCCTGCGCCTCGGCGACGCGCGCGTCGTCGCCGAACTCGGTCGGCGCGTCCACCGGACCCGCGGCGTCCGCCCCTGGCGCCAGGCCCTCCGAGGCTCCACCGGCGCCCGGATCGGCAGCCTGCGCGGGGCGCGAGAACCCGGCGTCGACGAAGGCGTCGAGCAGCCCACGGTCGGTCAAGGACAGCGGCAACGTCATGTGGTCGTCCTGCGACACCCTGACTGAGTCGTTGATGAGGCGCCAGGCATCGCGGTAGCCGGGTCGGGTGGCCGAGGCGAGGACCGCAGCGCCGGCGAAGACCGTGGCGACGGACAGCACCATGCCGGTGGTGGCGCCAAGGTAGCGGAGCTGCGAGCGCTTCGACGTGCGCGACCGCGGCCTGTCCCACGTGATCGTGGCCCGCGGATCGAACTCGTTGCGCCGCATGAAGCGCGGTACGGCCCTGGCGGCCCCCGTCAGGAACGTGACGGCATTGAACGGGCGCAGGAGCGCGAGGGGCACGACGGACGTCGCCGCCTCGCGGCCGACCTTGGACCAGAGCCTGAAGCGGCGCAGCCCTTGCGCGCGCCAGATGCGGGCGAAGCCCCACGTGGCGAGGACGAGCGTGGCCGCCAGGTCGAAACCCGCCCATAGCCCGAGGGCCTTCAGCGGCGTGCCGTGGCCGGGCAGGGCGTAGTTCAGTCCGGCAGCAACGGGCAGCATGAGCAGCAGCAGCGCCAGCCCGAACAGGTTCTCGAAGTGTGCGGCCAGGACCGTGAAGCGCACGTTGGCCCGCAGGTCGCGCCACTGGGCGCGCCGGAACAGCCGCTTGAGACCGTTCTCGATGCCGCCGCCGTTCCACCGCTCGATCTGCCGCAAGTACCCTGGCAGGCTGGGCGGGTCGTCCGTGTACATGAGGGCGGACGTGATGAACCGGGCGTTGCTGCCGTGGCGTATGACGAGCGGGGCGTCGCCAACGAGCCTGCCGAGCTCGACCTCCTCGCCGTCGACGACGACGCGGAACCCCTTGGCATCGAGCTCGGGGGCGCCGACGTGCTCGTCGGTCACCGCGCGGTTCTGCACGCTGAGCGTGAAGTCGTGGTCCTCGGTCAACGTGTCGGCCGGCATCGGGAAGCACTCGCGCCTCGCCACGAACCCGCACCCGACCACCGTGTAGAGCCGCGAGCGGCCGAACACGGCCCCCTCGCCCAACCGCGCCGTCTGACCCGTGCGCAGCACCGCCGCGATGGCGTACTCGGCCGAGCGGGCACGCGAGATGAACCTGGCCACCGGCTTGCCGCGCCCGGGGTCGGCGGACATCACCGCGCCTGATTGGATCGCGTAGTCCTCGAGGACGTAGCGGAGCTTGCGACCATGACCCACGCGCCGCAGACGGTAGAAGTCGTCGCGCAGGCGCGCCAGGAAGTGTTCCTCGAGGACCGTGTCGCCGTCGACGATGAGCACCCGCTCGGCGCTCAGCAGGCCGCCGCTCAGCACGACGTTGATGCTGTCCGACTTGGAGATCGGCTGGGCGTGCTCGACGACGATGACGCTCGGTCCGCCGCCGCCGGCCTTCAGCCACCGCTCGAAGGTCGCGGTGGCGTCGGCGACCGGGCCTCTGGTCACGCACCGGTACCCGGCCTCCCCCAACGTCAGCTTCACGACCTCCGCCGTGGCGTCCGTGCCGCCGTTGATGCTCACGGCCAGCGCGTCGAACGGCACGCTCTGCGCGAGTAGCGACGTCAGGGCGGCGGCGGCGCCCGCCTCCTCGTTGAACATCGGCGACACCACGCCTACGCGGTCCGGCGACCTCACCGGGAGCGAGGCGTCCTTGGCCAGGCTGAACATGGCGTTGGCGATGACGGTCGGCGTCGCTAGCAGCCCGGGTATGAACGGCAAGGTGCGTTCGTCCTTCCTAACGGTCTCGAGAACGTCTTGACGAGCACCTTACCGGGCGCTCTCTGACAACATCCTCACGTTACACGGCCCACCCGGAGATTCATGAGATGCCCGTGACCGCGTGCGCGCTCGGCGGCCCGCGCGACCGGCCTCTATCCTCACCTGTGAGTTCCGTGTGCGAACTCTCACATTCAGTCTGCTAACATGCCGCGACTGGGAGGTGGTGCCCTAGTGGCGCTGCACATCAGCGGCAAGCTCGTGGCCATAGGGCTCGTGGTTGCCGCCCTCATCACCGCCTTCAGCTCGCCACGCACCGAACCGCCGGTTCCGGTCGCTTTGGAAGTAGCTCCGTTCGCGGACGTCGTCGAGCCTCCGGCCGACCACCCCGGCGACTCGGACCCGAGCAACGCCTTGCTCGGCCCCACCGCCAACCCCCGCTTCGTCCTGCGCGCCACGGGCTACAACTCCCACGAGAGCCAGACCGACGCCTCGCCGTTCGTCACCTCGACGGGCGCGCGCACGGCCTTCGGGGTGGTGGCGGTCAGCCGCGACCTCCTGGGAGGCGAGTTGCCGTACGGCTCGCTCGTGCGTATCCGCGACCTCGGCAACTACCACACGGGGCGCGGCGTCGGCGCCTTCCAGCAGTTCCTCGGCGATCACCTCTTCATCGTGGAGGACACGATGCACGCGCGCAAGACCCAGCAGATCGACGTCTGGTTCGAGAGCTACTCCCAGGCCGTCAACTGGGGGGTCCGCAAGGTGGAGGTGGAGCTCATCCGCTACGGCCGCAGCGGTCACGAGTTCATACCCAGCTCTGCTCCGACCTTCGAAGCCACCCCCGTGCTCATCGCCTCGCGCTAAGCTGCGGCGTGCGCGCGCTCGTCCCCTACCTGGCGTGGCGGCACGTTCGTAGGCGGGGCCTCCAGTCCGCCCTTACCGTTACGGGCGTCGCCATCGGCGTGGCCGTCCTCATCATCGCGCTGTCGTTGACGAACGGGTTCATCGACGAGCTCGTCACGAGCACGCTGCGCGCCACCCCGATGCTCACGTTGCAGAGCTACCTGCCGGGCGAGACCCTGCCGGACGACCCGGCCATGGTAGCGGCTCTGGCGAGCGAACGCGGCGTCGTCGCGGCCGCGCCGTTCCTCTCCGGCCAGGCCCTCATAGCCAGGCGCGCGAGCCAGGCGCTCGGAGTGAGCGCGCGGCAGGGCTTCACCCAACTCGTCGGCATCGACCCCGGTCTCGAGACGGCCGTCCTCGACCTCCCCGTCCTGGCAGAGCAGGGTGCCGCCATGGCCCAGGCGGGCGGCATCGTGCTCGGCTCGACCCTCGCGCAGTCCCTCGGCGTCAGCGTCGGCGACGCCGTGATGTTGCGCGACATCTCCGGCGCCACCGCGCAGTTCACCGTCGCGGGCACGTTCAGGGTCGGCAACGAGCTCATCGACTCCGTCACGGCCTACATGTCCCTGTCGAACCTCCAGGCCTACCTCGGTGTCGAGGGGCGCGTGAGCGGCTACCACCTGCGCCTGAGCGAGCCGACGGCAGCCCACCGCGTCGGGCTGGCGCTCGCCGACAAGTACTCGCTCAGGCCCGTCAGCTGGGAAAGCCTCTTCGCGAGCCTCATCTCGCAGTTGCGGCTGCAGAAGGCCGTGATCGGCGTCGTGGTCTTCCTCATCGTCATCGTCGCCGCGTTCGGCATCACGAACGTGCTCGTGCTCACCGTCAACGAGAAGACGGCGGACATCGCCATCCTGCGCGCCCTCGGCGCGTCGGAAGGCCAGGTGCTCCGCACGTTCACGCTCCAAGGGTTCGCCCTCGGGGGGCTCGGCACGCTCCTGGGCGTAGTACTCGGGCTCGCGGTCGCCGCCTACTTCAAGTTCCAGCCCTACCCCTTGCCGGGCGACCTCTACTTCATCACCCAGCTCCCCATCCAGTTCCAGGCCTTCGACGTCGTGTGGGTCTGCGCCGTGTCGCTCGCGACGAGCGTGGTGGCCGGGCTGCTCCCCGCCCGCAGGGCGGCCCGGCTCGACCCCGTCGCGGTGCTCCGCTGATGAACGCGGGCGAGGCCGAGAGGCGCTCGAACCGCAAGCCGCCCAAGCCGCTCACGCGCGACACCGCCTGGGACTACCTCCTCTACCTCCTGAGCAGGCGCATGTACACGACGGCCGAGCTGACGCGGAAACTCGTGCGGCGCGGGCTCGACCCCGAGCTCGCGACCGCGCTCGTAGGCCGCCTCGTCGAGCTCGAGCTCGTCAACGACGCGACCTACGCCGACCTGTACGTGAGCACGCGCTCGGCGACGAAGGGGCGCCTGGGGCTGCGGCAGGAGCTGAGGCAGAAGGGGGTCGCGCCCGAGATCGCGGAGGCGCGCCTGGAAGAGCTCACCCCGGAGGACCAGCTCGCGGCCGCCACGGCCCTACTCCGCAAGAACGCCTGGCGCTACCGCCCGGGCGCGGCCGACCCGACGGCGGACCGGATGGCCGTCATGAAGGCGCGCGCCAAGGCGTTCGCGTTCTTGGCCCGGCGCGGCTTCTCGGTGGACGCCTCTCAGGGCGCCGTCGCCGCCGTGGGGTGGTTCGAGGACGATCTCTGACGGCCCGCGAGCCCATGGCGGACGACCGGACGAGCGGTCGCCCGGTCGGCGTCGTTCGTGGCGCCTCGGGTCGCCTTCACGTCATCGGCTCGGGTCCAGGTAGAGGCCGTAGGGCGGGTTGACGGGCCACAACACGCCGCCGAGGGTACGCGAAGGCGCGACGTCACCGTTCAGGAGCGAGGCCCCGTCGAACACCTTGGCGTCGTTGGCCGTGTCGTCGACGACCACCAACCGGTCGTTGGCCGCGTCGTAGCCGGCCCGCAGCGGGTGGACGAACCCGGTCTGCGCGCCGCCGATGACCCGAGAGGGCGCGACCGTGCCTGTGGCCGAGGAGGCGTCGGCCACAACGTACACCGCCGCGTTCGTCCAGTCGCTGAGGTAGAGCTCGTCGCGCACGGCGTCGTAGGCCAGGTCGTCGACGAAGCCGGCCGGGACGTCGAGCTTCGTCAGGCGGCTGGGAGCGACGTTCCCCACGACGGACGAAGCGTTGGTATAGGTGCCGATCTCCCCGAGGGAGTTGGCGACGAACAGCCGGTCCGTAGCGGGGTCGAGGTAGATGCCGGCGGGGCTGCCGAGCAGCATGGCGCTGACGAACGAGCCCTCTAGGACGCGGTCCGGCTCCTTGCCGTCCGACGCCACCGACGCGTCGTCGTACGCGAGCAGAGCGTCCGCGAACGCCACGTAGAGGATGCCCCTGACCTCGTCGTAGGCCACAGCCGCCGGGTTCTCCCTGCCGAGTGAGGAGAGGCCCGTGGCGCTCACGGTGCCGGACGCGGTCGACACGTCATGGATCATGAAGACGTTGGTCGGGGCGGTGTCGGCTAGGACGAACGCAGCGTCAAGGCTAGGAGCGACGACCAGGTCGGAGTAGGCCTTGCCGGCGCCGACGCCGTCGATCTTGAACGCGCGGTCCGGCCCGGCATCGCCGTTCACGGTGTCCATGTCGCCGTAGACGTACACGCTCAGGCCGAGTACGTACATGGTGCCGGGCGCGGTGACCGTCACCTTCGCGCTGGCGCTCTTGGAAGGGTCGCTGGTCTGGAAGGCGGTCACCGTCACCGTCGGTTCCGCCGGCACCCGGTCCGGCGCGTGGTAGTCGCCGCCGGCTACGGTTCCAGAGTACGAGGACCCGCCGATCAGCCGGTCGACTCCCCAGACGACCGCGCCGTCAAGGTTCTCGGCCTGGAAGTGGACGGTAGTGCCGACCCTCGCCTCGAGCGGACCGCCTGGGGTCAGGCGCGGTACCGACGCGGGCGGTGGCGGCGTGCAGCCGGCGAGGACTAGCAGCAACGCGCTGGTGGCGGCCACTCGACGGTAGGCGGTTCTCACGGGCGCCTACCTCCTGCGACCGGGCGCCAAGCCTCCTGGCCTGGGCGGGTCGTTGGTCAAGACGTCTTCAGCGCGAACGGTACACCCGTGGCCACCCCAGCGCCTGTGACGCGCGGCGGCGGCCCCGGCCCAGGACGGCGCGAGGGCGCGCGCCTCGCCCACGCACCGGACGTCCGGACCTCGGGCATGCGCTTGACCGTCACCCGACGGCCCGGTACACTCACAAGTTGCGTCGGGGCGTAGCGCAGCCTGGTAGCGCACATCGTTCGGGACGATGGGGTCGGAGGTTCAAATCCTCTCGCCCCGACCAGCGCGATCTCGTGGGAGATCTGGAACCCACCGACCCAGCAAAGGGTCGGTGGGTTCCGCTTTGCCGGGGGCAAGGCTGTACTCCGGCAGCCACGACTCTTTGGCGGTCGCACGTTCGCGTTCCATGCCCCAGGGGAACCGGTGGGCGGCCCTCGCCCACTCCCCGCGCCACCGCAAGAGCGGCCTCGCAGTTGCTAAAGTGTGCGGCGCGCCCAGCCACCGACTGCGGCCGACACCCTCTCATGATTCGCTCCGACCTGAACAAGCTCGACTGGCGCACCGCTCTAACGGTGGCGGTCCTCGCCGGCGCACTCGGCGGCGGCCCCTCGGCCCTGGCGTGGTTCTCGACGTTCGGGCCTACCCCGACGGACAGGCTGCCCGCGCTCGCGCTCGCGCTGTTCGGCCTCCTCTTCGTCGGCGCGTTGACGGACCTGCGCGGTGCCTCGGACGCGCGGCGCGTGCGGGTCGTGACGACCTCCGTCTTCGTGATCGCCTTAGCCGTCGCGCTCGCGTTGGCGGGAGCCGGCGCAGGACGGCTGGAGTACCTGCTCGCACCGGCGAGCGCCATGACCGGCCTGGGCGCCCTGCGCCTGCTCGGGTCACGCGCGCCGGACGGGCGGGCCGCGAGCCTCGTCGCCGCGGCGACCGTCTACGTGGCCGCCACCCTCCTCGCGAACTTCACGCTCGACTCGTTCCTGCCGCTCGGCGGCTTCTTCCTCGTGAACGTCGGCACCCTGTTCTTCGGGCTCACGTTCACGCAGCGCGACCGCGTCCACCAGCACGGGCGGCGCGCCGTCTACGCCATGATCTTCCTGGCCGCGACCGCGAACGTCGCCCTGGCCGCCACGCTCGGCACGCCCCTGCGCTACGTCGCGGTGTCGTTCCTCACGATCTTGGTCGCGGAGACGGCGGACACGGAGATCTACCAACGCCTCCTGCGGCGACCGTGGCTCGCGCGCGTGGCGGCGTCCAACGCCGTCAGCGCCCCGCTCGACACGATCCTCTTCACGCTCCTCGCCTTCTGGGGCGAGGAGTTCGCCACCGCGGGCTGGATGACCCAGGTGATCGTGACCGACGTGCTCGTCAAGTACGCTAGCGGCATCCTCGCCGCGCTCGGCATGCTCGCCCTCCTGCGCGGGATCTTCCCTGGAGGAACGGCATGGCAGCAGCCTCGTTGACGGAACTAGCGAACCTGGTCGGCTCGACCTTCGGACCCTCGCCCTACCTCGAGATAGACCAGGCTCGCATAGACGCTTTCGCGGACGCGACCCTGGACCACCAGTGGATCCACGTCGA
Encoded here:
- a CDS encoding transglycosylase SLT domain-containing protein → MPFIPGLLATPTVIANAMFSLAKDASLPVRSPDRVGVVSPMFNEEAGAAAALTSLLAQSVPFDALAVSINGGTDATAEVVKLTLGEAGYRCVTRGPVADATATFERWLKAGGGGPSVIVVEHAQPISKSDSINVVLSGGLLSAERVLIVDGDTVLEEHFLARLRDDFYRLRRVGHGRKLRYVLEDYAIQSGAVMSADPGRGKPVARFISRARSAEYAIAAVLRTGQTARLGEGAVFGRSRLYTVVGCGFVARRECFPMPADTLTEDHDFTLSVQNRAVTDEHVGAPELDAKGFRVVVDGEEVELGRLVGDAPLVIRHGSNARFITSALMYTDDPPSLPGYLRQIERWNGGGIENGLKRLFRRAQWRDLRANVRFTVLAAHFENLFGLALLLLMLPVAAGLNYALPGHGTPLKALGLWAGFDLAATLVLATWGFARIWRAQGLRRFRLWSKVGREAATSVVPLALLRPFNAVTFLTGAARAVPRFMRRNEFDPRATITWDRPRSRTSKRSQLRYLGATTGMVLSVATVFAGAAVLASATRPGYRDAWRLINDSVRVSQDDHMTLPLSLTDRGLLDAFVDAGFSRPAQAADPGAGGASEGLAPGADAAGPVDAPTEFGDDARVAEAQGDDRGARADDPGVPTDLVDSPLARLGLHVMASNEGHGRVSAYCSVADVLRPATKRHRLEVAEGYQPLSAWGLLVLARLAPLVANIEEASTAYDVPPDLLLRILINESYLDPLAVGPTGDLGLSQVTSDALTLLRAISTDQLSPYANQRFFAGDFSVFDPDFSVCAGAAKLAWARAQPGGEDDHFAYARYINPLEGVVRGKVSPVHGNLVKAIDELRPLANALQATVAAYRADPDSVTDKERALLGVTNLVADGRLTVAQAYFVTAELVQSFGIDDKALYDDIRRRLYGSADGVPSVGNPNQG
- a CDS encoding recombination regulator RecX, which produces MNAGEAERRSNRKPPKPLTRDTAWDYLLYLLSRRMYTTAELTRKLVRRGLDPELATALVGRLVELELVNDATYADLYVSTRSATKGRLGLRQELRQKGVAPEIAEARLEELTPEDQLAAATALLRKNAWRYRPGAADPTADRMAVMKARAKAFAFLARRGFSVDASQGAVAAVGWFEDDL
- a CDS encoding VUT family protein; this translates as MIRSDLNKLDWRTALTVAVLAGALGGGPSALAWFSTFGPTPTDRLPALALALFGLLFVGALTDLRGASDARRVRVVTTSVFVIALAVALALAGAGAGRLEYLLAPASAMTGLGALRLLGSRAPDGRAASLVAAATVYVAATLLANFTLDSFLPLGGFFLVNVGTLFFGLTFTQRDRVHQHGRRAVYAMIFLAATANVALAATLGTPLRYVAVSFLTILVAETADTEIYQRLLRRPWLARVAASNAVSAPLDTILFTLLAFWGEEFATAGWMTQVIVTDVLVKYASGILAALGMLALLRGIFPGGTAWQQPR
- a CDS encoding 3D domain-containing protein; this encodes MPRLGGGALVALHISGKLVAIGLVVAALITAFSSPRTEPPVPVALEVAPFADVVEPPADHPGDSDPSNALLGPTANPRFVLRATGYNSHESQTDASPFVTSTGARTAFGVVAVSRDLLGGELPYGSLVRIRDLGNYHTGRGVGAFQQFLGDHLFIVEDTMHARKTQQIDVWFESYSQAVNWGVRKVEVELIRYGRSGHEFIPSSAPTFEATPVLIASR
- a CDS encoding ABC transporter permease, with amino-acid sequence MRALVPYLAWRHVRRRGLQSALTVTGVAIGVAVLIIALSLTNGFIDELVTSTLRATPMLTLQSYLPGETLPDDPAMVAALASERGVVAAAPFLSGQALIARRASQALGVSARQGFTQLVGIDPGLETAVLDLPVLAEQGAAMAQAGGIVLGSTLAQSLGVSVGDAVMLRDISGATAQFTVAGTFRVGNELIDSVTAYMSLSNLQAYLGVEGRVSGYHLRLSEPTAAHRVGLALADKYSLRPVSWESLFASLISQLRLQKAVIGVVVFLIVIVAAFGITNVLVLTVNEKTADIAILRALGASEGQVLRTFTLQGFALGGLGTLLGVVLGLAVAAYFKFQPYPLPGDLYFITQLPIQFQAFDVVWVCAVSLATSVVAGLLPARRAARLDPVAVLR